The following are from one region of the Streptomyces decoyicus genome:
- a CDS encoding DUF5997 family protein yields the protein MTSHQTTQTMKPATAAKKLGVYLEATPAEFQEGVVSRTELNALQADPPQWLQELRRNGPHPRPVVAAKLGISISGLARGGVTAPLTTEQIDALKQESPEWLQQERATQAEVRKEAARIKEKKAARDEQTG from the coding sequence ATGACGTCGCACCAGACCACCCAGACGATGAAGCCCGCAACCGCGGCGAAGAAGCTGGGTGTGTACCTCGAGGCCACCCCCGCCGAGTTCCAGGAGGGTGTCGTCTCGCGCACCGAGTTGAACGCGCTCCAGGCCGATCCGCCCCAGTGGCTCCAGGAGCTGCGACGCAACGGCCCGCACCCCCGGCCGGTGGTCGCGGCGAAGCTGGGCATCTCCATCTCGGGCCTCGCACGCGGCGGGGTCACCGCGCCCCTCACCACGGAGCAGATCGACGCGCTGAAGCAGGAAAGTCCCGAGTGGCTCCAGCAGGAACGCGCCACCCAGGCCGAGGTCCGCAAGGAAGCCGCGCGCATCAAGGAGAAGAAGGCGGCCCGGGACGAGCAGACCGGCTGA